From Xiphophorus couchianus chromosome 23, X_couchianus-1.0, whole genome shotgun sequence, one genomic window encodes:
- the LOC114138769 gene encoding c-Myc-binding protein-like yields the protein MARRRVSPADREHFRRYLERSGVVDSLTTLFVSLYEQQEKPAQALEYVKERLGAMTLTAPHTQALQQEANDLRQRCECLEEENKDLKAKLQQYEPDAPEDDEPEAPEDGAAAN from the exons GTCTCTCCCGCCGACAGAGAACATTTCAGGAGATATTTGGAAAGAAGTGGAGTTGTGGACAGTCTCACCACCC tttttgtgtctCTGTATGAGCAACAAGAGAAGCCTGCCCAGGCTCTGGA ATATGTGAAGGAGCGTCTTGGTGCCATGACCCTGACTGCACCACACACACAGGCTCTGCAGCAGGAGGCGAACGACCTGAGACAGAGGTGTGAATGtctggaggaggaaaacaaagaccTCAAAGCAAAG CTGCAGCAGTATGAACCAGACGCTCCAGAAGACGATGAACCAGAAGCTCCAGAAGATGGCGCCGCTGCCAACTAg